A window of Bombina bombina isolate aBomBom1 chromosome 5, aBomBom1.pri, whole genome shotgun sequence genomic DNA:
TAAATTATTtggatgttcttgtttatatatttttctcacacTCTATTCATACAAAGAATCTTTTATTCTCTAAATGTAAGGcaaattaataaacaacactgggggtgctttggtgacAAATACTTAAGTAAACTGATCAATATGAagacagatctgtatattcctgtgtggtgtttggattctatcacattgatatgagagaaactgagctgcacatatatagaggaacaaagggcagcaggagagcacttccaatctggagATTTTGTAACTGGGAtctagaaagtattatttacaataggatccttgTTTATGCGTTTATTTAGAGAGTTTGACCTCTTCAAGATAATTTataaaaaggtttgtacactgtgcatataaagtttattttctgtGTAAATATTTAGTGGTTTGTGATACTTGTCTGGCATGGGATACCTTTTTCCAATTTCTAAACATGTGGAAGATTTTTCCcccgtgtgaatcctttcatgattttttttttacccagtATACATTTAGGTTATAGAAAAGgggagtggaccgagcgctacaaagagggccttaagcttactaacaatatagcctcctagtaggctaaacagatagaaattattagtaaggaagagAGTAAGCACTGTATAGCTTAAAAGGCTAAAGtaaaataacacaatttattacatatgataaaaAATTAGGTATacataaacaattaaaatcaaattatacgcatggatccatgtctaacttatcTAAAAGCTGAGGTATACAATGTAGTTAAGAACTCTCTAAGAGCTAGAGTATACAGTGTGATCGGACAATCCTAAAATAGGTTGCCTAGTGTAGGTTAGGTAAAACACGAAACTAATGACCTTCGAGATATATAACGGTACAGTAGATTTAAGACAAACTAAAATCCCATAATTGGTATGTGCACATATAGCAATCAAAAAAGTCCAAAATACGTTCAAAAGTTAGCTGATAAAGTTCAAGTGAATCCGTAGGTGTATCCTTCAACGTGACGTGCAGAGATGTGCCGTGAAGTTTAGTTAATtgtaaaaaataagaaaagtaTAAAAAAGATATAATCCAAACTCCAATTAAAATCCCCACTTCAAAAATGTGTACTTATATACTTAATATAAACACAATTTTACAATTAACTAAACTTCACGGCACATCTCTGCACGTCACGTTGGAGGATACACCTACGGATTCACTTGAACTTTATCAGCTAACTTTTGAACGTATTTTGATTGTTATATGTGCACATACCAATTATGGGATTTTAGTTTGTCTTAAGTATACTGTACATTTAGGTTATAGTAGCCTTTTAAATGAAACTGATTATGATCTTGCATGTACCATTTCTCATTATATAAAATCAGTTTCACCTCAGTAATCTCTCTGGTATCTAAAATGAAGAATGCTAAGCATCTAGTTCTTAAAGAAAAGATTTACCTGAACTGTgaacacattaaatatatctccaagGTGTCAATTATTACATTGGCTTTTGTAATAGGGAATTGGAAAGcattatttacaataggatccttttATTTTTGCTTAATTTTAGAAAGTTTATCCTCTTTAGGATCATTTTGAAAAGGTTTCTACAGTGTGTATATAAAGTTtcttttgtgtgtaaatatttgtcttgtatacaaatactattttgactttctaaacatgtgaaaggctttttcccttgtgaatcctttcatgagcttttagatgatccatttgtgtaaatccttttccacactctgtacatgtgaaagaatTTTCccttgtgtgaatcctttcatgagtttttatATTACTCTtaattgtaaaactttttccacactctgtacatgtgaaaggtttttcccctgtgtgactcctttcatgagtttttagattacccttttgtgtaaaactttttccacactctgtacaagtgaagggcttttctcctgtgtgactcctttcatgattttttaaattacatttgtttGCAAATCCAtacccacactctgtacatgtgaaaggcttttctcctgtgtgacacctttcatgagttttcagattacttatttctgaaaaacattttccacactctgtacatgtgaaatagTTTTCTCTTGTGTGAATCCTTTCGTGTTTTATCAGagtactcttttgtgtaaaacttttcccacaatctgtacatgttaaaggtttttctcctgtgtgaatcctttcatgagttttcagatgacttatttgtgtaaaacattttccacactctgtacatgtgaagggcttttctcctgtgtgaatcctttcatgagttttaagatcacttttttctgtaaaacgttttccacattCTGTGCACGTGAATGGCTTTTcttctgtgtgaatcctttcatgatgttTCAGATTAATTTTTTTTGAAAACCTTTCTCCACacgctgtacatgtgaaaggtttttctcctgtgtgaatcctttcatgagttttctgacaattaatttgtgtaaaactttttccacactctgtacatgtgaaaggcttttctcctgtgtgattcctttcatgagttttcagatcactcttttgtgtaaaacattttccacactcgttacatgtgaaaggtttctcccctgtgtgggtctttttgtgATACATAAGGCCTCCTTTAGATAAGAAACATCTCCCACAATCTGTACATGTGTGAGGTTTCACAACTGTGTTAACTGTGTGGTGTTCAGGGAGATGCAAATTACATgtgaagcttttctcacattctgtacatatgaatggtttctcctttgtatgaatcatttggctagactgtagactttcccttctttaatatgtttgaaaactcagtaaatgtgggTGGTTTATCTtctgggataataatttcactagataatgcataaatgttgtcctcttgtttgatgactaaattactctctgtacataatgattgcttcccagttcctgccaattcaccatcttctttaaatgTCAGCTGTGagttccccaatgtttgtgaacagtcattggtgtctaagactttttcgagtttgcggtatcattctgatgcttcctgtagagAAGGATGGGTATGAACTCTTCAAGTGTTTTTCTACATAAAAATAAAAGGAAGAAAGTTTATTCTTTATATTGGAATCCATCGTCTTACAAAAATCATATAATTTATTTACACTATTTATTTACACTCCATAAAATGTCTtctattttgtgttcatttttaaatttattaaccagtaaatcacaaattaaaacaacaaaagACAAATAATGGAAATATTTCTTCTTCATAGTAAACTAAAACTCAGATTACTGATTAAAACAAGTTATATGGCCCCATTAAACATGGTGCGTGTGGAtattgttctcagccagggaacaagtacatctgtattctgggcaagagaggtggcatccaccatcctcatttaacattgcacaagccactgcaCATACAGCCCTGCCTGGCTTATGCTCAACCAATAGGGTGGGAACAtaatgtcttaatcatcacagatgAGATTTTGTGAGATTGTGAGATTTTAAAATGctaagaagcagtgatcttatgaTGGGTCTTAGCTTGCAGTTGTTTGATTTATATAATCAGCCAAaaaaattattagtttaataacacTCACTGTTAAATTAAACACACAAATTATggcggttctggggtggggaacactcactgggggagttgtgggtgtctcacacatgggaacaaggtaggcttaagtgtagttatgggagttccatgagttaggtcagggcaggggaaggtagAGTTGCAGGTGATCTGAGAGCAGGTGTTGACACAAATATTCTTataagatgcagatataaatataatagtttatatttgtttaatgagtgatctattctattttcccagtaaataaagtcagcataatatctattttactcacctaacacatatgagttcatgctgataaccggctccaatgtctgtgctcaggaagaaggctaccttattcactccagttacagcaatacctgatatctctcagtgctctggtcgtgtctgtaaaaagtatattaaatggtttagacagataataataaataatggttctgattaactgtacgtatggtataattaaaggcacacataacaattcatgtgatacagatcagctattaggttattacatatgtgctattgatttagcacaagcatttagttcagttagctctgtgggtgt
This region includes:
- the LOC128659838 gene encoding gastrula zinc finger protein XlCGF26.1-like isoform X2 — its product is MIHTKEKPFICTECEKSFTCNLHLPEHHTVNTVVKPHTCTDCGRCFLSKGGLMYHKKTHTGEKPFTCNECGKCFTQKSDLKTHERNHTGEKPFTCTECGKSFTQINCQKTHERIHTGEKPFTCTACGERFSKKINLKHHERIHTEEKPFTCTECGKRFTEKSDLKTHERIHTGEKPFTCTECGKCFTQISHLKTHERIHTGEKPLTCTDCGKSFTQKSTLIKHERIHTRENYFTCTECGKCFSEISNLKTHERCHTGEKPFTCTECGYGFANKCNLKNHERSHTGEKPFTCTECGKSFTQKGNLKTHERSHTGEKPFTCTECGKSFTQKSDLKKHERIHTGEKPFTCTECGKSFTDMSHLKKHERIHTGEKPFTCTECGKSFTHMSNLRKHERIHTGEKPFTCTECGKSFTQINSLKTHERIHTGEKPFTCTECGKAFTQISHLKYHEISHTGEKPFKCTECGKGFTQISHLKYHERIHTGEKHFRCTECGKCFTQKGYLNSHERSHTGEKPFTCTECGKSFTEKSSLKKHERIHTGEKPYTCTECGKSFTQITNLTKHERIHKGETLSLV